AACGGTCAGGGTTGGCACCCCCCGAGCCCCTCCCCAGTGTCTGAATCGCAGGTTTGCCTTCACTTGAATTCTTTCTTCAATTAGATTTTCTTTTATGCATAATGGCCTATATCAATTCACAATTTATTGGCTCGAAGTGTATTCACCTTCTTAAATATGGCTATCATGGCAGCACTAAAACAGGCGTCCGGGCGGTGGCGGTCCCTGGCCACGGCCTCTGCACGGATGGCCGCGGTGGTATCGATTTTGGTTACGATGGCATTGGCATCCCGGCGACTGTCCGGGGAGGCATTTGGGTTTTGGGCCATTTGTTTTGGGTTTATGAATTTCGGAATGGCGCTGGATTTAGGGTTTCGTTACGGGCTAGGAAACCGGATGGCGGCGTTGACGGCCCAGTCCGATTCCGAGAAAGCGCAAATCAACGTTTTTTGGACAGTTTTTCATGCCGAAAGTCTGATTGGCTTGGTGGGATTTACAATCTGTCTCGGTGTTCTTCCGTGGTTTGATTGGGCGGGTCTATTCAAGATTAAATCTGCGGAACTTGCAGGGCAGGTGCAATGGCTGTTTCCGATGGTGTGCGGATTGGTGATGTTGAACCAACCGCTAACGGTGGCCGCTACGGTGTTTTTTGCCCGGCAGGAGATTGTTTTTGTCAGTCTTCTGGCCATTGTTCAATCGGTCATTCTGATCCTGATTTTTGGGGTGGCGCTGTATGTGGGGAACGTTCCCTTTATTGTATTAAGTTTCTTTGGGGCTTATTTGTTGTGTGGGCTAGGGGTAACCTTGATTCTGATCAGGCGGTATGGATGGAGTTGGCGTTGGGCGCCGTGGCGGGAGCAATGGAGCGTTCTGCGTTCATTTTTGAAGCCCAGTCTGGATTTCTTTGTCTTAGGTCTTTCCTCGATGATGGCTGGATTTATTGGTCCGATCATCGCCGGTGCGGTAGGGGGGTTGGTGATGGCTGGCGATTTCACTTTGGTTCAACGGATTTTTGGTTTTTTGGTGACGATGCATCTGGCGCTTCTGTCGCCATTGGCTCCTGCGTATACCTATCATGCTCGACTTGGGGATTGGGATTGGATCCGGAATAAATTCCGGATTTGTGTATGGAGGATTTGGCCGCTTATGTTTGTGGTCGGCGGTTTTGCTATTTGGCTTGGACATCCCCTGATCCTGCGTCTGTGGACGGGGCGGTGGATCACTGATTACTGGCTTGCCGGATTGTTTGCACTAGGGGTAATTTTGAGCGGGTGGGTAAACACCCATTCCGTTTTATTGAACAGTCTGGGGATAGTCCGCAGGCAGGCTGTGTTGTCGGTGGTGATGCTGGTTCCGCTGGTCGGATTGCCGGTTGTGCTGGGGAAATATATGGGAGTCCACGGTGTGGCATTGGCCGCAGTAGGCTGTATTGCGCCGAGTACCCTGTTGTATGTGATGTGGGTGCGATCTGTGATTAATCGAAGACTTGTCAATATATGAAGCCATTTCTTTCCATTACGATTCCCACATACAACCGGGCGAACTGTTTGAAAAAAGTACTCGATGCTGTGCTGCTCCAGGTGTCGGATAAGCCAGAGGTTGAGGTGGTTATTTCAGATAATGCCTCGACGGATGATACGCCGGGCCTTTGTGCGGAGTACGTTCAAAAAAGCGCGCAGGTTCGGTATTTTCGGAATGAAACCAACACTGGTTTCGATGGTAATGTGCTTGCTTGCGTCCAGCGCGCGGAAGGGAACTATGTGAGTTTCTTTTCGGATGACGATCTGCCGGCGCCTGGTCATTTTGCGGCGATACTAAAACAGGTGAGGGCATATCAACCAAGTATTATGTATGTGAATCATGCGCCTTTTTTATATGATAATCCTACATATCTTCGGCCCCCAATGGCGCCTGTATCGAAAGAGGTGATAAGTGAGGGAAAAGTCTTTTATCTGAAATTTGGATTGGGGTTCATATCTTCATTGACAGTGCATGCTGAACTTGCCCGTACCTTTGTTAACAAAGTAGTAGTAGGGCGAGGGACGGCGCATGTTGACATAGCTGCGCGTATGGCGTTGGCCAATTGCGGGCCATTTGTATACGATGGCTCTTTGGTCGTTTTGGCTCGTTACAATGAATCCGCCTATTCTAATATTTTAAGGTATGGGGTCATGAATATTACCTTGCTGCATCAAGAATTGCTGCAAGAGGGGTTATTGTCTGAGGGGGAATTAATGGCGCTGAAGAGAGGGGTTATTGTGCGTGGGCTGCCGCGAAGCATTCTGGCGGATCGATGTCAGGGAGCATCGGGGGTAAAAGAGCGGGAAGTTCGGGCTTTGTACGGAGGGGATCCGCTCTATTACTTCTTGGCTTATCCCCTTCTGGTTTTTCCTTCCCCGTTGGTTCGCGTGATGGCCAGACCGCTACGTTCAGTCGTCCGTTATTGGAGGCGATGGTATTATGCCAGTTGACCAGGTGAGACTCTCAATTACGATTCCTACATTTAATCGGGCGGAGTGTTTGCGTGAATGTTTGGAAAGCATTCGCGTTGCACTTTCTTCCGTGCAGGCGAAAGGGCAGTGTGAGGTTGTTATCTCTGATAACGACAGCACGGATCATACTGGTTTGGTGGTCAAGGCCTTTGAGAAAGATATCCGGATCCGCTATTTCAGGCAGTCAACCAATATCGGGGCTCATGCCAATTTCAGGGCGGTGGCTGCGTTGGCTAATGGTACCTATGTGTGGATATTAGGCGATGATGACAAGATCGTTCCTGAGGCGGTGCGCAAGATTCTTGAGGGTTTGGAAAAAGGGATTGGGGCGGTTGTTTGTAATGTTTCCATATATGATCATAGTTTCAGTCGGGTGATACGTCCGCGCTTTATAGAAGTGTCCGAAAACATCATATTCAATGAACCGGATCAGGTGTTGGCGAAACTGGGAATTCATGTCGGATATATCTCCGGGGTGATTCTCAACCGGCAGGCATTTCTCAACGTTCCTCTGGCGGACTATCAACGGTTTGATCAAGGGGGGAGTTGCTTTATGTATGCTGCGTATTTAGTGCTACGTGCAAGCGGCAGGGTTTTGTTTTTAGCCGAACCACTGGTCATGAACCGCGGGGGGGAAGGGGAGTCGCAATATTTTGGGGATGGAGATTCTGCTGCATCGCCGTTGGACAGGTGGTGGATTACAACTTTTGCGGTTGGGTTTCCTCAGGCATTGGCTGCTTTACAGCCCTGCGGCTATTCCTTTCGGGCTATTAGGACTGCCTATGCGCATACTACGCTGTTCTACCTGTTGCCCCGACTGATGTTTCTGAAAAATGCTGGTCGACCAGTTAGGGGGCTTGTCCGTGAAGGGGTTCGCAATATGGCGGCATCTTGGACGGTGTGGTGCCTTTTATTGCCCGCAGCCGTGATGCCTGGTGCTGTGTTGCGAGGCTTGAAATTTATCAAATGCCGATTAGTGAAGTGGATAAAAGAGGAGTCAGAGCATGAACCAGTCGATATTTGACCAGTATACCTCCACTTGCATGTTAGCGGAAGGTGATCCGAGTGCTGCTTTGGCGTGGGGCAAAGTCTACTTCCGAAAATGTATTCTCCCGCACCTTCCCCCCCGTCGCGAAACTAGAATATTGGATTGCGGATGTGGTTATGGACGAATGCTTAAGGCTTTGCAAGAATCCGGATACCAGAATGTTGAGGGTGTAGACTGCAGTTTGGAGCAGGTGCAATATGCGCAACAAGTTTTGGGTCTTCAAGGAGTGATTTGTGCTGATGCGGTGGAATTTCTGAAGGGACGGGAGTCCTTTTTCGATGTTATTCTCATTCTGGATGTTTTGGAACATCTCGAGGTTGATCAAACCATCGAATTGTTGAAAATCGCCCGAAAGCGAATGGCGCCAGGGGGGATTGTTGTGATACAAGTACCTAATGCGCTTTGCCCAATGAACCTTTATCGATATCTCGATATTACGCATCAACGTGCCTATTCTGTAAACAGTTTATCGCAAACACTGCGGCTGGCGGGGTATGCCGCTTTTAGTTTCTATTCAATTCCGCCCTTGCCTTTTGGCTGGCGGGGGCGTTTCCGGAATTGGCTTTGGCGGCTGATCCTGAATCCTGTAATTCATGGCTTTATGTGGGTTATTCATGGGTCTATTGCCGGTAAAATATTTTCGGGTAACTTCCTTGCGGTTGTACCGGCCCCTGCTCGACAAACTTCGGCATGATCTTATGTTAAGATTCATCCTGAGATGAGATGAATAGGACGAGCTTGTAATGAGCTTGAATCTAGCCTTGCATGTATATATTTATATAAATCTCAAGGAAATACAAGCCTTCAGGGGTATGCGGAATTACGGTAATTCGATCCGATTGCGGGGTGAGTGATATGAAAAAATTACGAAATTTGATTAAACAGTGTTTTTCGCCTATTTATTGGCCGCATTTGGAGGCCATTTCGCTGCATATGCGTTGTATGCGCTACTTGTTGTTTGGTCGTCCGGTTACTCGGTGTGAGACTTTCAAGGCACATGCGCGGCGGTTACGCGAGGGTTTTTTTGAGAAGTATTGTCGTGGTCGTGGATTGGACATCGGATATGGAGGCGATCTGATTGTGCCTCATGCGGAAGGGTTTGAAATTGAGCACGGGGATGCGGGGCAACTGCCCAGGGTGCAGCGTGGGGTATATGATTTTGTGAGTGCCTCTCATTTACTGGAACATATGTGTAGTCCAGAGGCGGCTCTGAAGACGTGGTGGGAATGCGTGCGGCCAGGCGGAGTATTGATCCTGTTTGTGCCTCATCGGGATTTGTATGAGAAACGCACCACCTTGCCGTCGTGTTGGAATCCCGACCATAAATGGTTTTTCCTTCCGGAGTGTGATGATCCGCCGCATACATTGGGGATGGTGCCGTTACTTCGCAGGAGTCTGCAGGATTTCCAGATAGAAATCCTGCGGGTGTGCGACGAAGGTCACAGCATCAATGACCCTGAACGGCATAGTGATGGTGAATATTCAATTGAAGTTGTGATACGAAAACAGACATTCCAATAAGAGTCGACTTCAGGAAGGGCGCCGGTGATCGCCGATCCTGTTGGTGTCTCAGGTTTTGAAGAAAGTTCGCCTCTACCGATGTTCCCTTCCTCCATGTATTTCGTTAAAAAGGCAAACTGGCTGATTGCCCTGATGGTTGAAGGCTTGGCGCCTTTGTTCCGGGCGTATGCTTTTCGAAAATGCGGGAGGGCAGTATCGAATCCGCATGCTTGGAAACGGGCGCTGGTGGTGGGAGACAACCACATTGGTGACATTCTCTACCGAACCTGTTCTTTGGTCGCGCTCAAGCAGGGTTTGCCGGAGTGTGAATTTTACTATTTGACTGCTCCGAACACAGCGGCGTTGCTGGAAGGAAATCCAGCCATCCGGGCTGTGTTGCCATGGGCCCGCTCTGGTTCGCCACTGGATCTTCTCCCTTGCCATGAGGCGGAGTTGAAGAAGTTAGGCTTTGACGCATTGCTGTCGACTAATGCCGTCCGATATTGGCCGGAGTTGGCTTTGGCTGTTCGGCTCGGGATTCCAAACCGCGTCGGGTACATCTATAAGGGCTTTTCCGGGTGGGTGACGCACCCCATGCCGATTCGGTATCCGCAGTCCTATCCGGCCTATTTCCGCGGATATGTCGCTGCGCTTACAGGGCAGGAGCCGGCATGGCCGCTGTGTCCACGGCTCTATCCACGGCAAACCGATCAGGAGGAGGCGGATGGGATCTGGCTGCAACTGGGGTTGGATGTACAGAGGCCGACGCTTGCCTGCTTTATGACAACCCGGCAACCGATAGGTGCCATGCCGATGAATCTGATGGGGGGAATTCTAAGTGAGGTCAGGCAACAGACCGGTGCGCAGATACTCCTGCTGGGGGCAAAGGATGATGCCGCCATTTTGGAACGAACTAACCGGCAGTACGGATTAGCAGCCAGTATTCTGGCTGGTTCACTTGGGTTGCGGGCGCTGCCGAGTTTCCTTCAACGTTGTGATGCAGTATTAACGTCTGATTCGGGCCCCCGCCACTTAGCGAATGTAGCGAAAGTGCCTGTGTTCTTTTTTCGAAATCTCTGGTTTTCCAGTGTCGAGGCGGGATGTTATGCGGCTACCGAAGTGGATCTTTGTCCCCCTGATATACAGCGACTGGGGGACAGCCAGCAAAGGTTGGTGCTGGCTCAGTTGTCGGCAGTTGACGTGGCGAACCGTGTAGTCAAAGTTCTTCGAAATAAGGGTAAGCCATCATGATTAATGCAGTCATAATGCGTCGTGTCACACAGATCGGGATCGCGGCTGCTATGGTGGGGGCCACAGTCTATTTGCTTAATACTGTTGCCGAGCAGGGAGTATGGGGGTTGGCGGCTGTTTTGATTTGGATATTACCACTCTTGTGGATTGTTTTTGGGGGGGCACGGTGGTGGATGTTGATGCCCTTGGCCGTGGCGTTTGGCGGAACATTTATATTGGAACACAAATTGTTTACGCATGAAATTGCTTTGCCGATTTGTGTTCTGGCCCTCTTGCCGCTTTTAGCATCTAGGCGGCAGGAGAAAATTGCGCGCGAACCGATGACTTCGGCGTTATGGCTTCTGTTGGCCTTGTTCATCATGAATTTGATTAGAAGTCTTCTGCTTTCCCAATGGGAGGGGCTTGGTGGCGGGGGAAGTATTTCAAGAGCCTATTTTCATGGCCTATGGGCGATTCTCTTTTTGATTGTGTTTTACCTCTATGGTTCGACACGATCCGTGAAGTGGTTGTTGATCCTTCTGTATTCAACTTATTTGCTTCGTGCGCTGGCTGGAGTGATTTCGTTCCTTGTTGGGCAGCAGGTCCAAATCCCCTATTTGAATTTTGTAGTGGGCGGAGGGGGCTTTGCAGACCTTCGTTTCACGGGAATTCAATTGGTTTTGATCGCGTTTGCTTGCTTTCAATATATCCCCTCACGATGGGGTAAGGTGATGAATCTTGGAGTCATTGGCCTCTCGGTTTGGCTGGTGCTTATTGGGGGAGGACGGGCGAGTTTGGGGATGATGTGTGTCATTCCCGTCGCGTGGGCGGTCATTCGGCGTCGTTATGGATGGTTTTCTGTGGCATGTGGCCTTGTTGTTATGATGGTGGTTATTTTGAACCAGAGCCCTAATTTAATCTATCGTTTCCCGGTTGAGGCTCAACGGACTATGTCAATTCTCGTGGGAGAATCATCGACTCAGTGGCTGAATTGGCACAGCGATGTGAGAGCTAGCAATGAGTGGCATAAACGGCTATCAGAGTTGGGAATGGATCGATGGACGGAATCGGTGGCAACTATTGTTTTTGGAAACCAGATAGAACCTTTTGATGACCTGTATGAAGCTTATTCCGCCACCTTTGAGGATAGGGCACATGTTGCATCCCGTCAGGGATTGTATGAGTCTGGCTTGTGGACACTTTTATCCCCGATGGGGCTGGCGGGAGGTCTGTTGTATGCTTACCTTTTCTGGTTTTTGCTCAGGGGTCCGCTTCGTGTTTTGCGGGAGGAAGGCGTTTGTGGATTAGCGCATGTGTTTTACTTTCTGGCTGTGCTGGAGATAGTTATTTGGTCCATTTTCTGCTGGATATCCGGAGGCTATCCGAGCCATGAACTACTCATGGCCGGCATTGCCAAGGCAGTGTATGAAGATCGTAAGCGATCCCAGCCAGGGGACCTCGTATGAAGCCGGTGCTTGTCGTGATTGAATGGCACAGACTGGGGGATGCTATTCTCGCATTGCCGTTTATAAATGGGGCACTTGCCGCTTTCGACGTACGGGTGATATGTACGTCACTAACGAAGCCTGTTTTCGAGATGATTTTGCCCCCCGAGCATGTTGTGGTATGTGAACCACCCTGGGAAGGTGGAGGATTGCAGGCTTGGAAGCAATCCCTGCGCACACTCCGTACGCTTTGTCCTGCGGTGGTTATGTCGGTGTGGGCGGATGTGAGGGTTCACATGTTAATGGCCTTAAGTCAGGCGCCCCGGCGAGTTGGATTCCCAATGACGGAAGTGAACTACTATGCCAGTCGCGTGCCGTGGCGGCGACGGAATCGCTTACTTGGAAGAATGATCGAGGGTCTGGGGCCCATGGTGTTGGGGCGCCCCTTGTTGACCGATACGTTGCATCGCACTAATGTATCTCAATCTCATTTACTGGCCTGGCGGCAGATCGCTGAAGTTGTCGCGGTGGCTTGGTCAACCACAACGCCGTGGATGAACACCAAACCTTTTGAACGCCCTATTCCTCACCACAAGCCCCTATGGTTGATTCATCCCGGGGCGCGGAAGGCGGTTCGACAGTGGCCTGCTGAACGTTTTGAAGAAGTGGTGAAAACGTTAGTTGAGACCGGACATCCTGTGGTGGTGGTCAAACCGCCAGATAGCCCCGGTTTGTCCATAGAGCATTCCTTGATATATTCTGTGGCGCCCGGATCCTTTTCTGAGCTGGCTAGTCTGGTGAATTGTGTCGATGCTGTTCTATGTAATGATTCCGCGGTAAGTCATCTTGCGGCCGCTCTTGGACGAAAAGTGGTATGTATCTTTGGCCCCATGGATCCGAATATCTATGCTCCCTATGGCAATGAGTCGCATGTGGTGGTTCGGGATGTGTGTCCTTGGCGGCCCTGTTTAGACACTTGCCGAATGTCGTCCCCAATATGCGTGGAAGCCGTCACCGGAGAAATGGTGTACAGCGAAATGGTTGCTGTGGAGCATGAATTGTCCGAGATTCAGGCGAAGGAACTTACATGACCCGCAACGCCATGAAAATTGCTTTCCTCGGATCACGGGGAATCCCCGCTAGATACAGTGGGTTTGAGACGTTTTATGAACAATTGGCGGTGCGGTTGGTTCAACGCGGCCATCAGGTCTCTGTTTATAATCGTTCGCATTTTATCCGGGATGTAAAAGGGGAATATAAAGGAGCCCGATTGATTTCGCTTCCCTCAATTTCCACCAAGCACTTGGATACGATCACTCACACGGCGCTGTCATCATGCCATGCTTTATTTCAAGGTTATGATATTGCCTATTACTGTATTGTGGGCAACAGTCCGTTGGTATGGTTGCCGCGGATGGTTGGGGCAAAAACCTTATTAAACGTGGATGGGGAAGATTGGGCGCGGGAAAAGTGGTCGGGGTTTGCCCGATGGTACCAGCGGTGGTGTGAGAAGGTCGCGACACGCACGGCCACGAAGATTGTCGCCGATGCCCGGGTGATCCAACGGCGATATCGTGAAGTCTATAATACGGAGTCGGTGTTTGTGCCGTATGGCGCAAACGTGTGTCCGCAGGAAGAGGTTGCCGCCCTTGCGCAATGGGGATTGGAGTCTCGGGAATATATTCTCTATGTCGGGCGGTTTGTGCCGGAAAACTGCATTGACTTACTCATTCGGGCCTTTAAGGGGGTTCGGACGGAAATGAAGCTGGTTTTGATTGGAGATGCTCCGCACAGCGAAGGTTATAAGCAAGAACTCTATAAGGCAGCGGAGGGTGATTCTCGTATCATTTTCACTGGCTACGCTTTTGGGAAGGTTTACGCCCAATTAAGCAGTCATGCTTATCTCTACGTTCAGCCTTCGGCCATCAATGGAACCCGCCCGGCGCTTTTGGATCAACTCGGGTTTGGAAATGGAGTGCTGGTTCGGGATACACTGGCTAACAGCGAGGTTGTTGGGGATTGTGGAGCTCGATTTTCCAATGACCAACCTGAGCGCCATTTGCAGGAAAAGCTTCAGACGTTAATCGATGATCCTGCGGAGGTTGATCGCCTTCGGCAGAAAGCAACCTCCCGAATTAATCAATATTACAACTGGGAATGGATTACGGATTGCTATGAGGATCTCTTTGCCCGCATGATCGCAGGCAGTCCGGTCATT
Above is a genomic segment from bacterium containing:
- a CDS encoding DUF1972 domain-containing protein, with translation MTRNAMKIAFLGSRGIPARYSGFETFYEQLAVRLVQRGHQVSVYNRSHFIRDVKGEYKGARLISLPSISTKHLDTITHTALSSCHALFQGYDIAYYCIVGNSPLVWLPRMVGAKTLLNVDGEDWAREKWSGFARWYQRWCEKVATRTATKIVADARVIQRRYREVYNTESVFVPYGANVCPQEEVAALAQWGLESREYILYVGRFVPENCIDLLIRAFKGVRTEMKLVLIGDAPHSEGYKQELYKAAEGDSRIIFTGYAFGKVYAQLSSHAYLYVQPSAINGTRPALLDQLGFGNGVLVRDTLANSEVVGDCGARFSNDQPERHLQEKLQTLIDDPAEVDRLRQKATSRINQYYNWEWITDCYEDLFARMIAGSPVISYDEFLQRKNYSFSD
- a CDS encoding glycosyltransferase family 2 protein; translated protein: MPVDQVRLSITIPTFNRAECLRECLESIRVALSSVQAKGQCEVVISDNDSTDHTGLVVKAFEKDIRIRYFRQSTNIGAHANFRAVAALANGTYVWILGDDDKIVPEAVRKILEGLEKGIGAVVCNVSIYDHSFSRVIRPRFIEVSENIIFNEPDQVLAKLGIHVGYISGVILNRQAFLNVPLADYQRFDQGGSCFMYAAYLVLRASGRVLFLAEPLVMNRGGEGESQYFGDGDSAASPLDRWWITTFAVGFPQALAALQPCGYSFRAIRTAYAHTTLFYLLPRLMFLKNAGRPVRGLVREGVRNMAASWTVWCLLLPAAVMPGAVLRGLKFIKCRLVKWIKEESEHEPVDI
- a CDS encoding methyltransferase domain-containing protein, producing the protein MKKLRNLIKQCFSPIYWPHLEAISLHMRCMRYLLFGRPVTRCETFKAHARRLREGFFEKYCRGRGLDIGYGGDLIVPHAEGFEIEHGDAGQLPRVQRGVYDFVSASHLLEHMCSPEAALKTWWECVRPGGVLILFVPHRDLYEKRTTLPSCWNPDHKWFFLPECDDPPHTLGMVPLLRRSLQDFQIEILRVCDEGHSINDPERHSDGEYSIEVVIRKQTFQ
- a CDS encoding glycosyltransferase family 2 protein, which codes for MKPFLSITIPTYNRANCLKKVLDAVLLQVSDKPEVEVVISDNASTDDTPGLCAEYVQKSAQVRYFRNETNTGFDGNVLACVQRAEGNYVSFFSDDDLPAPGHFAAILKQVRAYQPSIMYVNHAPFLYDNPTYLRPPMAPVSKEVISEGKVFYLKFGLGFISSLTVHAELARTFVNKVVVGRGTAHVDIAARMALANCGPFVYDGSLVVLARYNESAYSNILRYGVMNITLLHQELLQEGLLSEGELMALKRGVIVRGLPRSILADRCQGASGVKEREVRALYGGDPLYYFLAYPLLVFPSPLVRVMARPLRSVVRYWRRWYYAS
- a CDS encoding glycosyltransferase family 9 protein; translation: MKPVLVVIEWHRLGDAILALPFINGALAAFDVRVICTSLTKPVFEMILPPEHVVVCEPPWEGGGLQAWKQSLRTLRTLCPAVVMSVWADVRVHMLMALSQAPRRVGFPMTEVNYYASRVPWRRRNRLLGRMIEGLGPMVLGRPLLTDTLHRTNVSQSHLLAWRQIAEVVAVAWSTTTPWMNTKPFERPIPHHKPLWLIHPGARKAVRQWPAERFEEVVKTLVETGHPVVVVKPPDSPGLSIEHSLIYSVAPGSFSELASLVNCVDAVLCNDSAVSHLAAALGRKVVCIFGPMDPNIYAPYGNESHVVVRDVCPWRPCLDTCRMSSPICVEAVTGEMVYSEMVAVEHELSEIQAKELT
- a CDS encoding class I SAM-dependent methyltransferase, whose translation is MNQSIFDQYTSTCMLAEGDPSAALAWGKVYFRKCILPHLPPRRETRILDCGCGYGRMLKALQESGYQNVEGVDCSLEQVQYAQQVLGLQGVICADAVEFLKGRESFFDVILILDVLEHLEVDQTIELLKIARKRMAPGGIVVIQVPNALCPMNLYRYLDITHQRAYSVNSLSQTLRLAGYAAFSFYSIPPLPFGWRGRFRNWLWRLILNPVIHGFMWVIHGSIAGKIFSGNFLAVVPAPARQTSA
- a CDS encoding glycosyltransferase family 9 protein, which codes for MYFVKKANWLIALMVEGLAPLFRAYAFRKCGRAVSNPHAWKRALVVGDNHIGDILYRTCSLVALKQGLPECEFYYLTAPNTAALLEGNPAIRAVLPWARSGSPLDLLPCHEAELKKLGFDALLSTNAVRYWPELALAVRLGIPNRVGYIYKGFSGWVTHPMPIRYPQSYPAYFRGYVAALTGQEPAWPLCPRLYPRQTDQEEADGIWLQLGLDVQRPTLACFMTTRQPIGAMPMNLMGGILSEVRQQTGAQILLLGAKDDAAILERTNRQYGLAASILAGSLGLRALPSFLQRCDAVLTSDSGPRHLANVAKVPVFFFRNLWFSSVEAGCYAATEVDLCPPDIQRLGDSQQRLVLAQLSAVDVANRVVKVLRNKGKPS